One genomic window of Gossypium hirsutum isolate 1008001.06 chromosome D11, Gossypium_hirsutum_v2.1, whole genome shotgun sequence includes the following:
- the LOC107911102 gene encoding uncharacterized protein, with the protein MTMRSWKLPEVQWAKVNVYGLVASHIPRAVIGRVVETIAVLEGLKLAWDWGFSQIELEHDNSMLIELIQNGWVTVSNVDAIRGIHGWCLKSWEVKFRHIQREANRVVDCIVKVDGGVIDQLILVFEPLRYVWEFLEDDL; encoded by the exons ATGACAATGAGAAGCTGGAAATTGCCTGAGGTACAATGGGCTAAAGTTAATGTTTATGGTTTGGTGGCAAGCCATATACCGAGGGCAGTTATTGGAAGGGTG GTAGAAACTATAGCTGTACTAGAAGGCTTGAAGTTGGCTTGGGATTGGGGTTTCAGCCAAATTGAATTAGAACATGATAATTCTATGTTGATTGAACTCATTCAAAATGGTTGGGTAACAGTGAGTAATGTTGATGCAATTAGAGGCATTCATGGGTGGTGTTTGAAATCGTGGGAAGTTAAGTTCAGACATATTCAGAGGGAGGCCAACAGAGTTGTGGATTGCATCGTAAAGGTAGATGGTGGCGTGATTGACCAATTGATTCTTGTTTTTGAACCACTGAGGTATGTATGGGAATTTTTGGAGGATGATCTTTGA